tggtgaaatggtgcctctacgaaaaatacagaaattagctgggcgtggtggcaggcgcctttaatcccagcttctcaggaggctgagaccagagaattgcttgaacttgggaggtggaggttgcagtgagccgagattgagccactgcatttcagcctggggaaTGGGACAAGatccttgtctcaaataaataaataaataaaataaaataaaataaaataaaataaaataaaataaaataaagtgccaggggaggtggctcacgcctgtaatcccagcactttgggaggccgaggcggatggatcacgaggtcgggagatcaagaccatcctgactaacacggtgaaaccccgtttctgctaaaaatacaaaaaattagccgagcatggtggcctgtgcctgtagtcccagctacttgggaggctgaggcaggagaatggcgtgaacacaggaggtggagcttgcagtgagccgagattgcgccactgcactccagcctgggtgacagagcaagactccatctcaaaaacaaacaaacaaacaaacacaaagattCAGCATTATTTTCCAGGGTTAATAGATTTGTTCAAATAACTAAAACCGCATTAAACAAAAATGTCATTGGACAACAAATAAGCAATCCAGACCAATATGGTCACAGTCGTTGTGAAGATGAGAAAACTTCATCTTTATTGCATTTTCCCAGGTAGCGCAGTGCACTCACTGTCCTCTTTGAAACACACAGCTCCTGTCCTCCTTTCAAACACATGTCCTCTTTAAAGTAACATACAAACCTTTCAATACAAGCTAAAAAATTACGTCTGAATTCTCACAGTTCAATAACAAGCAAACACTcaacatcaaataaaaatttatttgtacaAGACTTTCGGGGAAATGCCACCTAGCTataaatataatagatatattatgTAACTACTCTAGGTCATAACAGTGCTCCCTTCAGCAGCACATGTAATAAcagataaaaagatttaaaaataaaacatttaggatAAAAAGAATCCTctcttacaaatgaaaacagaattatatctatgtgtatataatagGTGTAACACCCATCACACAACTTCATAAGAacagtgtcttttaaaaaatacttgtatTTCTAAACTAGTTAAATAAATGTAGTAATAATGCCATGCccatcattttcaaaataaacaaataaactgtaTAGTATATATTGGACATGTTAGTATATATGGAAGGCGTGTTAAAAATCACAACTGAATTCTCACAATTCAGTAACCAacagtaaacagaaaataaacatttctatttaCAAGAATGTAGGGGAACTACCACCTAGCTATAAATATAATGGATATATTAGGTCAGTATCATAGATAACAAGAGTGCTCGCTTCAGGAGCACATTTAATAATAGATAAAACGATTTAAAGAGAAAACATTGACGATAAAAAGAATcctctcttaaaaatgaaaactaaattatatttatgtgtatataacaaCCGTCAGAGAACTCTATAGGAACAGCATGTTttcaaaactacaaaaaccccAAACTGTTTTAAATCAACCTAGTAATAATTCTATGgccaacatttgaaaaataaaccaataaaatgtACAGTATCTATTAAACTATCTCTTAAAATCCTATGgcagtaatttcatattttacaaagaATTCCGTGACAATCTGAGTGCCCGCGCTGTGCCTTCAAATGCTCTGGACTGTGGCAACCAAGTCCATAGGAAACAGGAACTCCAGCTTCCAGCCCAGGGGAGGCTGGGATTCAGCAACGTGAAAAGGGAGGTTTTGCCGCAGGAAGGGGTGGAACCAGAAACACCCCTGGTTTCTCACTTTCCCTCCACTGCCTCCTAGAAATACCTCCATGGCTCCTAGGAGGAAAACCTGGTCACTCTATTTTGCCCCTTCTAGAAGAGTCCAGCTTCTTGTAGATGATCTGCACAGGaggctcctctctcccttcctggtGTCTGGCATTAGCGTCGCGATAAACTTCCTGCTGAAAATTCCCATCTCCCCTGGGCCCAGTGTTCTGGAAGTGAGAGAGAGGATGTCACACTTCAAGGAGGGAGATCTCTAGATAGGAAGGTTATTCCCATCCCACGTCAATCCTAACTAGAGTTCAGAGCAATATATAAATCCGATTTTATCTCTAACCCTTTATTGTCAACCCTGATTCTGAACCATCATTTTTGATTCTGGTACTCACACTTTGGTGAGCTTGACTCCAAAAATCACTTAATTTACCCCAGGTTAGCCCCAGTGATCTGCTTCATAGCAAGGACTTTGGGTGGGTCCACCCAGGGAGTAGAGCACCCTTGGAGGACATGGCTTTGGACTTCATCACACTTGGTGCCCTTTATATTGCTTAAGATCTAAACTTTTAACCATGCTACAAACATGTCTAACGCGACAACCTCAGGAACCAGCAGACCAGACTCCTAATCCCCAACCTTAATCTCTCATGTTTTAGTCTAATGCTCGGTCCTAAATGTGGTTAGCGGCACAAGATGTCAACCAAATCTTCACCGAATCCTTTCCCCAAATCAGTAACTCAAGTGTATCAACCATAATGCACCTCCCTGGACCTAGGTAGTATTctcatttttgagaaagagtgtcactctgtcatcccggctggagtgcagtggcagaatcacagctcactgcagccccgacctccgGGGCTCTGCTGTTCCTtccgcctcaggctcctgagtagtggggactagaggcgcccaccaGGACGCCCggctcagttttgtatttttgtggagatggggtgtcgccatgttgaccaggcttgaaGCCGGATCAAGCAGTTGAGTTCCTTGGATTTTCTTATAGATGAGAATATTCTGCCTTTACCCTGGAGGATACACACGTACCTTCCCTCAGGCCGATGACCTCAGGCCTCCATGTCCCCGGAGCTCTAGGAAATGAGGGTGCGATCTCGGGCCCACACCCAGTGCTCTGGGTCATAAGCCTGGATCTGGAAAAACACACACCACTTGAGAAGCCAGGGATTCCCCAGGAAGACccctctctgccctcctccagcctccaatccaccccatccctccccacccccacctcctcatATGGCCCCACctacctcctccatctcctctggGGAAACCCACGTCCTCCAGCGCATGGAACAGAGGAGCTGGTATCGAAGCTTATGGAACAAGGGTCGCTGGGAGTAGTTCTTCCCgtagaggaaggagaagatgTCTTGTTTCGGGGCCTGGTTGTCCTCCTCCATGTCACTGGCCAGGTAGCTGGGGAGAGAGATCAGGTTGCTGCTCAGGGGCCCCACCAGGAGGGACCCCCTCCTGAGGGCAGCCTCTcagagaggagggcaggggaCCTTCCTCAGCTCAGCACCAACAGCCGCCCTGCAGAGAGCCCTGCCTTCCTCAGGAGGCCCCGCTGGACAGAGACCTGCTAAGGGCGCCTCTCACACCTTCAGGAAGGAGATGATCCAAGtggtggctgggagtggtggctcttgcttggaatcccagcactttgggagtccaggcaggaggatcactggaggccaggagttagggACCAGTCTGGGTAATATGGCAAGACCCCCTCTGAATTTAAAAACAACCCAAGTCTTATCCTAAGGACGTGTCCTGCCATCCTTATACAAGACAGATGGCGTCACCTCATCCTAGTCCCCACCCCTGTTCCTCCCACACCCTCCTTGCTTGTCATGTGTGCACACACCTGTCTTCCCCCGTGCATCATAAGTGCCCCCAAGGACAGGAACTGACTGGTGTGTTTCTGTAAATCATCTCTCACCTACCAAAAGGCCACTAGAGGGCTTTGTTTATCTTGGTGCATTAATTCAACAAGCATTGCTGTGAACTCTCCCTTCCCATCCTTCCTATTCCCTGGCACATATGATGAACTTCATAaggttttgttgaataaatgaatacatgaatgaatgaaggaaagaaggaaagatttaTCTTATAGGCAAATGCCATATGAATTATTCCATAGAGTCAATATAacatgagcacttgcaaaatgaaaagaattgtgCTGAGTGTTTCaggaatactttgatattttggctgattgggtggctcatgtctataataccagcactctgagaggctgaggtgagaacccaggagttccagaacagcctgggtgacatagcaaaacgtcatctctactaaaaatcataaaaactggctagatgtggtggcatgcaccggtagtcccagctactcaggaggctgaggtgggagcatcactagagcctaggagatggaggctgcggtgagctatgatctggctactgcagtccagcctgagggacagagcaagtctctgtccggtaaagataaaaacaaaaactttgatattttgaCAAGACCCTGCCTTCAACAGGGGTCTACTCTGATGGGTTTGGGGAAAAGGAGGGCAGATAAACGAATCCAAAATGTCACATTATCCTAGGATGTCGCTAAAGTGCTGTGGGCGTGCAGAAGCTGGAAGATCAGGGGAGGCATCGCAAAGGCTGTGGGGTTGAACTGACTTTAAGGAATGGGTCATTCCCTTCAGATCCACATGTGTGCAGGACACCcagacagaaaacacaaaatcaaaatggagtgGAGGGCATTTGGAAGGAGTGGCGAAAGCAAACAAGGAAACATGAAGATGGTGGGCAGGTTTGGTGGTAGAAGGACTGCAGAGAGGGTTGAATTCGCCCTGTGGACCCGGGCCTCCATTTAGAGACAAATCAGCTAAGGAAGTTGTTCAGGTGGGCAGTGAAGGGGGGCTGGGAGCTGTGCTTTGGAAAGCTATTCAGGCAGCACTAGGAAGCCCCCTGGCTTGGGGCAGGACTCCCAGGAAGGCCCAGCAGGGAGTATTTGATGATGGATCTGTGTTATGCGAGGACAACCTGAATTTCTGCCTCTGTCATGGGAACCTGGAGAAGGAGGATGGAAAATTGCATTTGGTGTTGATATGGGAAGGAGAGAGACGAGAGAACCAGAAATGGCTGCTTGCTTGGGGAGCAGGGTCGTGTCCACGGCTTTCCTTTCCCCTTAGGACGGGtttatgtttccttttgtttgatTCTACTATTTGTCAActgcatttgtgtttgtttttagaaagaaCAGACTAAGAACACCATAGTATAATCTTATCGTTTTTATATACAGAGTAAAGAGGAGAAATAGGGTAAAGAAATAGATGGAAGGTTGGAATCCCACTTTGTCCACTGTCCCAGGGTGTTGGATATTGACAGGTGGGAAGAAGCAACTACTcacagagccaggaagaaatGAATGCGTTGGTATTGCCATGAGAAGAGGCCGGCACGGCTAAAATACGCTATGACCATAGCCAGGAGATACTGATGGAGAGAAGggagtagagagagagaaaggttggtCACATCCTGGAAGAGGAAGATGGTGGAGAGAAGGGAACAGGGGCTGGGGCGCGGTTGTCTATCACAGAAGGAACCTCAGTGTTGGGTGACTATGCTCATTGGGGGCTTGCGGGTGGAGAGTGTTGAAAGTCAGCTGCAAATCCGGGAAGTCGGAGGGAGGGAGGTCTGTGATGCTCCCATGATGATGAGCTCCAATGGGATCACTGGAGGGAGAGTGTCTAGGGCTGCTAATGTCAGGAGGGTCTTGGTGAGCTGGGGCAAAGGACTGTCCCAAAGATCTGAGAGGATAGGGGTCAGGAGTTTCAAGACTGGCCCAGGGCCTGGATTCCAAAGGACCCTGTGCAGAGGCAGGGGCCACCCATCAACTATGCAACAGGCTACCAGAGCCCCGAGGGAGATGCTGACAAATTATGAGAAGACCTAGAATAGCTGggggcggtgactcacgcctggagtcccagctattggagaggccgaggcgggaggatcacttgagcccagcaggctgaggctgcagtgagctatgatggcaacactgcattccagcctgggcaacagaacgagaccctgtttctgaaaaaataaaaatcaaaacgtGGGCGCCCAAGAGTATGGAATCAGCAGGTGGGAGATggtagagggagagaggagagaaactgTGGGTTTAGACGCTGCACCCTTCCCCAGGACGTGTGTTAAAGCAGGAACACAGTTGAGTGGAGAACAACCTTACCTTGTCTGACACCCTCAGGTCTTTGTCCCAGGCCAGGAATTTTTGAACGACAGGATCCCCTGTGAAAAGAGAGCCTGTGTCAGGGTGAGAAGTGGAACAGGGTTGCCGTGGGAGCAACAGAGCAGAGAGGAGAACTGTGTCCCTCTGGGGGAAGTCTCAGGATTGTGGCCAAGGCTTAGGTggatgggagaggagagaaggactTTCACTGGGCACGGAGGGACGCTCCCACTCTGAGATTCCCCTGAGGAGAGGCCGAAGGAGGCCTTTGGTGTCAGAGTCTACAGGATGAAGAGCTGTGAATAAGCCATGATGTCCTCCCATCAGACAGGAAGGGACCACCGCAGAAGTCATAATAGAATTCCCATCATTGCTTCCTGAGATAGTCACAGCTGGGTGTGCCCATGGCCTTGTTATCCCCCTCCACGGATGGAGACACTTAGGTTTAGAAAAGTCATCAAGAGACATAGAGTTTCAGCGGGTACAGCTGAAACCAAGCTTTCTTTTatctcttattttgttttattttatttattttatgacagGGTCTTTccttgtcaaccaggctggagtgcagtggtgcaatcatagctcattgcaacttcaaactcctgagttcaagagatcctcccgcctcagcctcccaaagcaccaagatctcaggcatgagccactgcacctggccagaaaccaAGCTTTCTTATTTCCAGTGCAGACCTTTATTAAGACTAGCCTAATCCTCTATCTCCTAAGCATCCTCCTCCTGCATGGAGCGCTCACCCCCCAGGAGGGCATATTCTTCTTATTGGGAAAGCGTGATTATTGAAAGAttccacttttttaaaagaacGGGGTTGGAGGTGCTTTTTGGGGTATCCTCCTACCAAGGAGCCTGTTGAAGGCCTCGTGGTGCTCAGGGAGCACGGAGGATGCTCGCTTTCGCTTCAGCTTCATCTTGAGCCCACACAGCGTCTCCACCACCCAGGTGTCCTCGGGCTCAGGGGCGCGCTCCAactccagctcctcctccagctcctcctcgGATTCGTCTGACCATTCGCTCTTCCTTTTCAGGCCAAGGGAttgaggctgggggctgggatcTATCCAAGGGGCTGAGTGAAGAAACCAGGCCGTGGTGTCATGTTTCTGCCATTGATCACCTTAGAGGCCCCGACCCAGGAACCTCAAACTACTCTTCCATCCTCCCAAGCCTCGCAGACTGTCAGCTTCTCCAAGCCATGTTTCCACCTTTCTCCTTTGCTGATCCCCATCTGCCTCTCCCTCACCTCCCCATTCTTCCAGCTCTCTGTCCTTAAAACATTTCCTCATCACAGATAAGAACTTTCAATTGGAGAAAAATGGAAACCTTCCCTTGAGCTctgtctgctctctctctctctctctctcttgtttttttttttttgagatggagtctccctcttgttgcccagactggagtgcagtggcacaatcttggttcactgcaacctccgcctcctgggttcaaatgattctcctgcctcagcctcttgagtagctgggactacaggcacgcaccaccatgcccaactcacttttgtatttttggtagagacagggtttcatcgtgttaaccaggatggtctcgatcttctgacctcgtgatccgtccgcctcggccttcctCTCTCATCTTTTGAGCACATCTCCTGACCCCCTTCATTGCTCCCCAGACTTTCTTTCCACGTGGCCATGCTTGGCCCCATTCCCTGCACCCTCCTTCCCCGATCCCTGGCTTCCTGAGTCCGTCGTTTCTTTCCCACACACCCTACTCAGGTGCTTCAGATTCCCAGTAACtggcccccttccctctcctcagtCAATCATCTCCCATCGCTGCTCCCTCCAGTCACCTCACCTGATGGTCCTGGCACTTCATCATCCACCACCACCTCGGGGGACCGCACCGTTGTGCTAGGCTGGGGGCTCTCCTCCTCAAACGGGGGGCGCGCTTGACCACTGGCCATAATCTCTCCCAAACACTTTGTTTCTGTCCACAAAACCTAGTCCCTGTTCTGTCCAAAGCCTTCTTCCAGACTCCGTCAGGACCCAGAAGAGTGCGTTTCTCTTCTAGAGGCTCGGGAGAAGTTAGGAGTGAAGAGCAGTTTTGAGAAGTTGCTGTTGTCCACCTGAACTCCCAAGCAACCAGAGTCCGGTCCCTCCAATCAGGAAAGTCGGAATCTCTGATGTCATCGGTCGTTCCAAGCTGGCAACTAGTTTGAAGAAAAACACATGTAACTGCCAGACTGATCTCTTTTCTTGGAGATCCGGGGTGAACGGTATCTCCTGGCAATGTCCCAACCTCTGAGCATTGTCCAAAAGCATCCTCAGGGTCTCCACATTCCTCTTTTCCCTGTCCCAGCAGAGGCTGTGTCCTCTCCACTCTAAACTTGAGGGGGTGTTGGGCTCTCCTCCCCGCTTCTCCTTCCCATTTCAGAGTCTAGTCtggtgagagagggaggaaggtggaAGGAAATTTAGGGTAAGCAGAATGATGAGACCTCCCAAGAGTGAGATTAACATATACAGGAGATCCTGGGTAAATTGACTTGTTGAATGGAGACGTTACGTGGAAGTACtcaatgtggcaaagcttttttGCTGAATGTTTACT
The sequence above is a segment of the Gorilla gorilla gorilla isolate KB3781 chromosome 19, NHGRI_mGorGor1-v2.1_pri, whole genome shotgun sequence genome. Coding sequences within it:
- the LOC115931291 gene encoding speedy protein E4; the protein is MASGQARPPFEEESPQPSTTVRSPEVVVDDEVPGPSAPWIDPSPQPQSLGLKRKSEWSDESEEELEEELELERAPEPEDTWVVETLCGLKMKLKRKRASSVLPEHHEAFNRLLGDPVVQKFLAWDKDLRVSDKYLLAMVIAYFSRAGLFSWQYQRIHFFLALYLASDMEEDNQAPKQDIFSFLYGKNYSQRPLFHKLRYQLLCSMRWRTWVSPEEMEEIQAYDPEHWVWARDRTLIS